A region of the Pseudoprevotella muciniphila genome:
ACGGCAATGGGTCAAATGGTAGTGGCAACGGGTCGAATGTTATAGGCTGGACGGCAGGCAACGGTTCCAATGGTTCTTTCAAACTCTACAGCGCTACGATTGATGGTGATGAACAAAGCGTTTTCAACGAAAATGAGACCTATCGCCTGTGTTGCAAAAGTTATGATGGTGCTATCGGTTTGGGAGCATACCACAACACCTCCATACTCATCTACTATGTAACCGGTCAAGACGTTCAGGACGAAGACTGCTGGTGGAACATCATCCCCGACGGCGACGCAGGCTATATCATCCAGAATGCCCTTACCGGCGACTACCTGAAATACGTAGGCGAATATGGTAACACAGTAAAATATCTCACTACAACCGATGACCCTTCTACAACTGATGCGCTTTGGACGTTTACATACGACGCCACCAACGAGGCATACTACGTCACCAATGTTGCCCAGCCAAATTATCGTTTCAACCTGAGGACAAGCGGATCAACAGCAAACCTGTTAGGTTGTTACAGCAACACCAGCAAACCGACAAATAATGAACTTTTCGCTATATACGACAGCAACGGGAACCTTATTACAGGCACACAGAGTTCCTCGGGTGGGAATTCCGGCGGCAGCGAAACAGTTGACGTGGGCAACTTTGCCATCTATGTGGATTCGCTCCAATTCAACGACAAATGCCTCATCTATGACAACTACGGCAATGGGCGCTACATGTTCTCCCTGCCGCAGTCAGTGCGCGGCGGCGGCGACTTTACGGCAACCTTGAAATTCAAGAACCTGACGAACGATGACATCTCCTTTAGGATTGACGGTCAGACCGTATCGAATGGTGGTACATTCACTTTAAATAACGTTACCTGCCAGTCTGCGTACGACCTGTACATTCTCGTGAACGGCACTCCGACACGCAAATGTAGCCTGAACTTCACTTTCATGCCTATCGTTTCGGTGAATGTGAGCAGTTGCGGCACAAGTTATTACACCGCCGGCACTTTCCATCTCCTCGATGGCGATGCGGCAACCGACGACAGTACCTACTATGCCAAATACCGCCACCGCGGTGCCACGGCATCTGGAAAGCCAAAGAAAGCATACGCTGTCAAGATGATAGACGAGAACGGCAACAGTGTTGACCGCAGTTTCCTCGGTATGCGCTCGGACAACAACTGGATTCTCGATGCAGCATACGTTGACCCGAGCCGTATGCGCAACCGCGTCAGCACAGACCTTTGGAACGACTTCGCACACGACCCCTACCAACAAGCGTTCGAGAACAAAAAAGTTTCTACAGGCACACATGGCCAGTTTGTAGAAGTCCTGCTCAACGGCACATATCGCGGTATATATTGCTTCACAGAGAAGATGGACCGCAAGCAACTGCGATTGGAGAAAACGGACTCTGTTTTTGACATTTTCACAGATGAAACGGAAGTTACCGTGCGTGGCACACTTTATAAAACCACGAGTTGGGGTTACGAAGTATTTATGGGACACAATACAGGCTCAAAATCGTATCCACGGACAGCACCTTCTTCCTATAGAAACACATCTGCGTCATGGTGCAGCTATGAAGGAAAATATCCCGATGTGGAAGATGGCGAGAAATTTGACTACGGACCAATCTGGCGAGCAGTAAACCTCGTAGCAGCAGGTTCTGACCAAGAGTTTGTGGATAGTTTTGCTTACTATTTCGACAAACCCGTACTCGATGATTATTACCTCTTCATTGAACTTCTCCTTTCCACCGACAATCACGGCAAAAATATGTACTATTATGCTTACGACACCAATCCTTCTACTAAGAAACTCAACAAAGGTTTTACGGAAAAGGATAAAATAGGTGTGGCTGTATGGGACCTTGACGGGACTTGGGGTTGTCGCTGGGAAGGTTCTACGAACGTTACCAACACCACCAATTATAAAAAATACGACACATACGATGATTTCCTTTGGGCTTACGAACATGGACAGTTGACCTACTTCACCCGTCTTCGCGAACTTTCCGCGTTCGACTGGGAAAACACACTCGCCAACCGCTATGCCGAACTGCGCCGCACATGGTTCCAGCCCGACAGTCTCTGCAAGCGTTTTACAGACTATTACAGCCTCTTCCAGGAGAGCGGTGCCGACTCGCGCGAAAACACACTGTGGAGTACCAATATCAGTAACAACATCAGTTATACCACTCAATGGATTCAAGACCGCATAGCCTACCTCGACGAGCAATACGGTTACAGCGAAAGTACCATTTCGCTGACCATGCCTGCCGGCGGATTTACCACATACTATAGCAGCAATGCGCTCAAACTTCCATCGGGGCTTACAGCAGGCATCGTAACTGCAGTCACATCCGATGAAGTAACCATCGATTGGCTCTATCCTGAAGGAAGTGTGGTACCGGCGGGTACAGGCATCATACTCAAAGGCGATGCAGGAACATATACCCTCGTGACATACGCCGCCTATTCGGGCGAAACTGCACCAGAAGGCAACCTGCTGCATGGCAGCGACGTGGCAGCAACAACGACCGGCGGAACCTACTACTACCGCATCAATAACAGAAGCAACGCCCAAACAGTAGGTTTCTATCAGGCTAACAGCAATGCCGGTGCATTTACGGCTAACGCACACGAAGCCTACCTCGCGCTCGATGAATACATAGGAACTTCTGTTCTCCTGAACAAGACTGTGCTTCTTGGCGACGCTAACGAAGACAACAGCGTAAACGTTAGCGATATCGTGGCTACAGTGAACTACATACTTGGTTCCACGTCCTCCACATTCAACACCACCAACGCTGATATCAACAGCGACAACGCCGTAAACGTGAGCGATATTGTGGGCATCGTAAACATTATTCTCGGCAACACAACAAGTGCTACAAGCAAACTTGAGTCCATGACCGAAGAAACTGCTATTGATCAACTCACGATGCAACTCTCTTCTACCAACAAACTGTTGATGATCCTCAACAACGAGAACGACTTCACCGCCTTCCAGTTCGACCTCGTCCTGCCCGAAGGCACCACGCTGCAGGATGCCAGCCTGAAACGCAGCAGTGGTCATAGTGTGGTTTTCGCACCTCGTGGCAATAATCGTTATACCATCCTCGCCTACTCCGTCTTCAACGCATTGCTTCCCGGCAGCATGGGCGACCTGCTCGAACTCACCCTCAGCAACCAACCCCTCGGAACCATCACAGCCGGCGACATCACGTTCAGCACACAAAGTTCCGAGAGCCACCAGTTCAGCCCGCTGACACTCATCATCGACAGCACCACAGGCGTAAACACTGCGGCACAGAGTTCCGACTCAAAGGAAACGCTCTACGATCTTCATGGCAGACGCGTGAGAAATACGAACGCAAACGGTATTTATATCGAAAACGGAAAGAAAGTGTTGAAATAAACATTGTTCATCTATTAACACCCTATCGGCAGGAAAGCACTGGCTAACCTGCCGATATTTATTCGATTGTACCAGATTAGCACCTAATTATATACTTTTTTTCTCAAAAAACTCACAAAAACAGCGAGCAGTTCTTTTTCTTTTGTAATTTTGCCTTTTACTATAAACTGTATAAATAATTTACCTGAAAAGGTCAAAAAATAGAATCATGAAAAGATTTATCTTCTTGATGTTTTCTTTGTTCGGACTATTGGCGGTAAACGCCCAGATAGACTTCGATGAAACAAAAGAATACTACATCAAATCCATTTACAACAACGGTTGGATTGGGCGCGGCGCACAACATAACGCCACCCCTCAAATCTACTGTGTAACCACAGGTGCTGTGGATTACGATGGGTGGTGGATTATCAAAAAAACAACTGACGGTACGAGTTATACCATTCAAAATTCGCAATCGGGCGAATATCTGGTTTTTGATGCCGTTACCTACAACAGCACGAACAAATACCTCATGCTCTCCACAGACGGCACTTCTGACGAGG
Encoded here:
- a CDS encoding CotH kinase family protein, whose amino-acid sequence is MKKFLLLHFAFMLCLISLKAQSYSSATLSNYSSTAITSLSDITEGSRFLVWNNGRNCYIYESSSNQMMQNSMPDISYVLTFDNVTNYGSYVTANIRAASGNLLPDLSKSANVYTSSTKVLYTITMSNNLFQFVSPSGIGLNGNGSNGSGNGSNVIGWTAGNGSNGSFKLYSATIDGDEQSVFNENETYRLCCKSYDGAIGLGAYHNTSILIYYVTGQDVQDEDCWWNIIPDGDAGYIIQNALTGDYLKYVGEYGNTVKYLTTTDDPSTTDALWTFTYDATNEAYYVTNVAQPNYRFNLRTSGSTANLLGCYSNTSKPTNNELFAIYDSNGNLITGTQSSSGGNSGGSETVDVGNFAIYVDSLQFNDKCLIYDNYGNGRYMFSLPQSVRGGGDFTATLKFKNLTNDDISFRIDGQTVSNGGTFTLNNVTCQSAYDLYILVNGTPTRKCSLNFTFMPIVSVNVSSCGTSYYTAGTFHLLDGDAATDDSTYYAKYRHRGATASGKPKKAYAVKMIDENGNSVDRSFLGMRSDNNWILDAAYVDPSRMRNRVSTDLWNDFAHDPYQQAFENKKVSTGTHGQFVEVLLNGTYRGIYCFTEKMDRKQLRLEKTDSVFDIFTDETEVTVRGTLYKTTSWGYEVFMGHNTGSKSYPRTAPSSYRNTSASWCSYEGKYPDVEDGEKFDYGPIWRAVNLVAAGSDQEFVDSFAYYFDKPVLDDYYLFIELLLSTDNHGKNMYYYAYDTNPSTKKLNKGFTEKDKIGVAVWDLDGTWGCRWEGSTNVTNTTNYKKYDTYDDFLWAYEHGQLTYFTRLRELSAFDWENTLANRYAELRRTWFQPDSLCKRFTDYYSLFQESGADSRENTLWSTNISNNISYTTQWIQDRIAYLDEQYGYSESTISLTMPAGGFTTYYSSNALKLPSGLTAGIVTAVTSDEVTIDWLYPEGSVVPAGTGIILKGDAGTYTLVTYAAYSGETAPEGNLLHGSDVAATTTGGTYYYRINNRSNAQTVGFYQANSNAGAFTANAHEAYLALDEYIGTSVLLNKTVLLGDANEDNSVNVSDIVATVNYILGSTSSTFNTTNADINSDNAVNVSDIVGIVNIILGNTTSATSKLESMTEETAIDQLTMQLSSTNKLLMILNNENDFTAFQFDLVLPEGTTLQDASLKRSSGHSVVFAPRGNNRYTILAYSVFNALLPGSMGDLLELTLSNQPLGTITAGDITFSTQSSESHQFSPLTLIIDSTTGVNTAAQSSDSKETLYDLHGRRVRNTNANGIYIENGKKVLK